From one Bacteroides intestinalis DSM 17393 genomic stretch:
- a CDS encoding MFS transporter produces MRKSNIDNLWSLGFMRICMANFLLFASLYMLFPVLPAVMVSRLGISTVQVGSMFLVFAVGMFLVGPFHAYLGDAYKRKHVLVYSTFIMLAATVGYLFADTLTKLLLLAVVQGGAFGLAATAGITVAIDITNSPHRSAGNMTYALAARLGMLVGVGVGIWMLQLKGFSMVVYLSALCGIFSILFALRVYVAFRAPIGIGRFNIDRFLLSRAWLPALNVVLIAFVSGIVIPIIKDGDYSATFFLVVLVILTVPLTKIFVKLSQHCQRGTANTTCHLAMETGILIGIAVCCFLSNNIELYSMFEDGSSIEKPHFYVDFQLIYKIIGVGIIVALLFYFLLTRPYYKRRRVR; encoded by the coding sequence ATGAGAAAGAGCAATATTGATAATCTTTGGTCGCTGGGATTTATGCGGATATGCATGGCTAATTTCCTGCTTTTTGCATCCCTATATATGCTATTCCCAGTACTGCCTGCGGTGATGGTGTCACGCTTAGGCATTTCTACTGTACAGGTGGGTAGTATGTTTTTGGTGTTTGCGGTGGGTATGTTCCTTGTAGGACCATTTCACGCATATCTGGGAGATGCGTATAAGCGAAAGCACGTGCTTGTCTACTCCACATTTATAATGTTAGCAGCGACGGTGGGTTATCTATTTGCTGATACTTTAACGAAATTGCTGTTACTTGCCGTTGTGCAGGGAGGAGCTTTCGGATTAGCGGCCACAGCGGGAATTACAGTTGCTATTGATATTACAAATTCTCCGCACCGTAGCGCAGGGAATATGACATATGCTTTGGCGGCTCGTCTGGGTATGTTGGTAGGAGTGGGAGTAGGAATATGGATGCTCCAGCTCAAAGGCTTCAGCATGGTAGTGTATCTTTCCGCATTGTGCGGTATATTTAGTATACTGTTTGCATTGCGGGTGTATGTTGCTTTCCGTGCACCTATAGGTATAGGACGTTTTAATATCGACCGTTTTTTACTGTCACGGGCTTGGTTGCCTGCTCTCAATGTAGTGCTGATAGCTTTTGTGTCGGGGATAGTAATACCTATAATAAAGGATGGGGATTACAGTGCGACTTTCTTCCTGGTTGTTTTGGTGATACTTACAGTACCTCTTACGAAGATATTCGTCAAGCTTTCGCAGCATTGCCAGCGTGGAACAGCAAATACAACTTGCCATTTGGCTATGGAAACGGGAATTTTAATAGGTATTGCAGTTTGCTGCTTCCTGTCAAACAACATAGAACTGTATTCTATGTTTGAAGATGGTTCAAGCATTGAAAAACCACACTTTTATGTAGATTTTCAATTGATCTATAAAATTATAGGTGTGGGAATCATTGTAGCACTACTATTTTATTTCCTGCTGACACGTCCCTATTATAAGAGAAGACGAGTGAGATAA
- a CDS encoding HAD family hydrolase: protein MAETKNIAVLFDFDGVVVDTETQYSVFWHKMGVDYLGMEDLESRVKGQTLMYIYDTFFPGMTKEREEITAGLDRFEQDMSYDFIPGVEEFIADLHRNGVKMAVVTSSNDKKMEAVYRARPEIKSMFDRILTAEMFTASKPAPDCFLLGMEVFDTTPETTYVFEDSFNGLKAGMASGATVIGLATTNSREEITPLCHYVLDDFQGFTYDKLTELHK, encoded by the coding sequence ATGGCTGAAACTAAAAACATCGCCGTTCTCTTCGATTTCGACGGTGTCGTTGTCGACACAGAGACGCAGTACAGCGTTTTTTGGCATAAAATGGGAGTAGATTACTTAGGTATGGAAGATCTGGAAAGTCGTGTAAAGGGGCAGACCCTGATGTATATCTACGATACCTTCTTTCCCGGTATGACAAAAGAGAGAGAGGAAATCACTGCAGGTCTCGACCGCTTCGAACAGGATATGTCATACGATTTTATTCCTGGAGTGGAGGAATTTATTGCCGATCTTCACCGTAATGGTGTGAAAATGGCTGTAGTTACCAGTTCCAATGATAAGAAAATGGAAGCTGTATACCGTGCTAGACCTGAAATCAAAAGTATGTTCGACCGTATTCTCACGGCAGAAATGTTCACTGCTTCTAAACCTGCACCCGATTGTTTTCTGCTTGGTATGGAAGTATTTGACACTACGCCTGAAACAACTTATGTTTTTGAGGATTCCTTTAATGGGCTGAAAGCCGGAATGGCTTCCGGAGCTACAGTTATTGGTCTGGCTACCACTAACTCACGGGAAGAAATTACCCCGTTGTGCCACTATGTTCTGGATGATTTCCAGGGATTCACTTACGATAAATTAACTGAATTGCACAAGTAA
- a CDS encoding ABC transporter permease: MRHLYYTLQTLLRGRGSNIIKVISLSLGLLMSVFLFARIVFELSFDNFYHEPENLYIVKTGWMNKGVLSGGEGYNTIQTIPAAIAEEFPDEVQSATTSCSLFGKEYRLGEHKFMLPTVMADTLYFATLGIEVLEGNPQELANPDAIFLSHTSARTIFGSESPLGKTLNYSIGGTTVPMLVKGVYADVPLNTELYTRPEAIVSFPSIERHTRWSLGWNSGGNYDGYVRLRNPTDANKLNKHLSVAIARHIPEESGLELKVTVYPMRSLHLAKPTVRKMIWIMALLGVVLLFTTTLNYVLISIASLTQRAKSIGVHKCSGASERSIFSMFLMETAVVILLALLLIGVLVYVFHEKMEELASIPLSVLFAWQNLWAPLSVVALLFLLGGCLPGILFSRIPVTQVFHRYTSGRRGWKRVLLFIQFGGAAFILGMMLVVFIQYNYAIGRDRGFRPERVAYVYHRLENPDNLRSVLLGLPYVESVASASASLLGFYAPHMVTDNQGNRLFSPRFSIFDTDYLDFIGLRLKAGKNLSGSGQLLVNRTFVEKMKWEGTGIGEHVNDLGTVVGILDSFSFPLAPDDSDPVMIAWTEGIESTLHVRLKKPFDDNLIRLNEEMQHVYPQNELLFRSMEKEMRSYSESVRIFRDVTLLASVTILFIILMGLIGYVNDEIRLRSKEIAIRKVNGAEVSGVLRLLTRDVLWLAIPAVTIGTIGAFKAGEVWISQFRDAISLPVMGYMGVAVTLLMFIIMCVIIKAWHIANENPVKSIKSE; the protein is encoded by the coding sequence ATGAGACACCTTTATTATACCCTGCAAACTTTGCTTCGCGGACGCGGATCAAATATCATTAAAGTTATTTCTTTGTCATTAGGGCTACTGATGTCTGTTTTCCTTTTTGCACGTATTGTTTTCGAGTTGAGTTTTGATAATTTCTATCATGAACCGGAGAATCTTTACATTGTCAAGACCGGTTGGATGAATAAGGGAGTGTTGAGTGGTGGAGAGGGGTATAATACCATCCAAACTATTCCTGCTGCCATTGCAGAGGAGTTTCCTGATGAGGTACAGAGTGCTACTACCAGCTGTTCTCTTTTTGGTAAGGAGTATCGCTTGGGAGAACATAAGTTCATGTTACCTACAGTGATGGCAGATACTCTTTACTTTGCCACCCTCGGTATCGAAGTATTGGAGGGAAATCCACAGGAATTGGCAAATCCGGATGCAATATTCTTGTCCCATACATCGGCACGCACTATTTTCGGCAGTGAGTCACCATTAGGGAAGACATTGAATTACTCAATTGGTGGTACTACGGTACCTATGCTCGTAAAAGGTGTCTATGCTGATGTGCCACTGAATACAGAATTATATACCCGTCCTGAAGCTATTGTCTCTTTTCCCAGCATCGAACGGCATACCCGTTGGTCTTTAGGCTGGAACAGTGGTGGTAATTACGACGGATACGTACGTTTACGAAATCCTACTGATGCTAATAAATTGAATAAGCATCTCTCAGTTGCTATTGCCCGTCATATTCCGGAAGAGAGCGGGTTGGAACTGAAAGTTACTGTGTATCCTATGCGTAGTCTGCACCTTGCCAAGCCGACGGTACGGAAAATGATCTGGATCATGGCATTGCTCGGCGTAGTGTTACTTTTCACAACAACACTAAATTATGTGTTGATATCAATAGCTTCACTGACGCAACGTGCAAAATCCATTGGTGTACACAAGTGCAGTGGAGCATCCGAACGTAGCATTTTCTCCATGTTTCTGATGGAGACAGCGGTAGTGATTCTACTGGCACTATTATTGATAGGAGTGTTGGTGTATGTTTTCCATGAAAAAATGGAAGAACTGGCATCTATTCCGTTGAGTGTTCTCTTTGCCTGGCAGAACTTGTGGGCACCTTTGTCTGTAGTTGCTCTCTTATTTCTGTTGGGAGGATGTTTGCCTGGTATTTTGTTTTCGCGTATACCGGTGACGCAAGTGTTCCATCGCTATACTTCCGGACGTCGTGGTTGGAAGCGGGTACTATTATTCATACAGTTTGGAGGTGCGGCATTCATACTGGGCATGATGCTGGTGGTATTTATACAATATAATTATGCAATCGGACGTGATCGTGGTTTCCGTCCTGAACGCGTTGCATACGTTTACCACCGATTAGAAAATCCGGATAACTTGCGTAGTGTTCTTTTAGGATTACCCTATGTAGAGTCTGTGGCTTCTGCCAGTGCATCGCTACTGGGATTTTATGCTCCTCACATGGTGACTGATAATCAAGGAAACCGGCTTTTTTCTCCTCGCTTTTCTATATTCGATACGGATTATCTGGATTTTATCGGCTTACGACTTAAAGCAGGTAAAAACTTATCGGGTAGTGGACAATTACTTGTAAACCGCACTTTTGTAGAAAAGATGAAATGGGAGGGTACCGGTATAGGTGAACACGTAAATGATCTGGGTACAGTAGTAGGTATTTTGGATTCGTTCAGTTTTCCTCTTGCACCGGATGATAGTGATCCGGTTATGATAGCTTGGACGGAAGGCATAGAAAGCACTCTACATGTGCGCCTGAAGAAGCCTTTTGACGATAATCTTATCCGGCTGAATGAAGAGATGCAGCATGTGTATCCGCAGAATGAGTTACTGTTTCGTTCAATGGAAAAAGAGATGCGAAGTTATTCGGAATCCGTTCGCATATTCCGTGATGTCACTTTATTGGCATCTGTTACAATCTTGTTTATCATTCTTATGGGGCTCATTGGCTATGTAAATGATGAAATTCGTTTGCGCTCCAAGGAAATAGCTATTCGTAAGGTGAATGGAGCAGAAGTGAGCGGTGTGCTGCGCCTACTGACGCGTGATGTCTTGTGGTTGGCAATTCCGGCTGTAACGATTGGTACAATCGGAGCATTCAAAGCCGGTGAAGTTTGGATCAGTCAGTTTAGGGATGCTATTTCCCTGCCTGTAATGGGGTATATGGGTGTTGCTGTGACTCTGCTTATGTTTATTATCATGTGTGTCATAATTAAGGCATGGCACATTGCTAATGAGAATCCGGTGAAGAGTATTAAGAGTGAGTAA
- a CDS encoding MATE family efflux transporter — translation MDNNPHILGTESIGKLLLQYSIPAIIGMTITSLYNIIDSIFIGHGVGAMGIAGLAITFPLMNLVVAFCTLVSAGGSTISSIRLGQKDLDGATEVLGNTLMFCLINAVVFGGLAFLFLDDILRFFGASSETLPYARDFMQIILAGTPITYTMIGLNNIMRATGYPKKAMLTSMVTVVCNIILAPIFIFHFDWGIRGAATATVISQFIGMVWVVKHFLDKDSFVRFRPDFWKLKKRIISSIFSIGMSPFLMNVCACVIVIIINNTLQRHGGDMAIGAYGIINRLLTLYIMIVLGLTMGMQPIVGYNFGAQKHDRVKQTLKLSILTGVCITSSGFLICELFPHAVSVIFTNDQELIDIASRGVRICVLMFPLVGAQIVIGNFFQSIGKAKISIFLSLTRQLLYLLPSLIFFPRFMGLDGIWTSMPVADFFAFLTALTVLCMYIRKVTRTQETVTHS, via the coding sequence ATGGATAATAACCCTCACATATTAGGTACCGAGAGCATCGGAAAACTGCTGTTGCAGTATTCCATACCCGCTATTATCGGCATGACAATAACTTCCCTATACAACATTATCGACAGTATCTTCATTGGTCATGGTGTAGGTGCAATGGGTATTGCCGGATTGGCTATTACATTCCCCTTGATGAACCTTGTGGTAGCATTCTGTACGCTGGTATCAGCAGGCGGTTCTACCATTTCATCCATCCGTCTGGGGCAAAAAGATTTAGACGGAGCAACTGAAGTACTGGGAAATACGCTGATGTTTTGTCTGATTAATGCAGTAGTATTCGGTGGACTTGCTTTTCTATTTCTGGATGATATATTAAGATTCTTCGGTGCCAGTTCCGAAACATTACCTTATGCACGTGACTTCATGCAAATTATCCTGGCAGGCACCCCAATTACTTATACAATGATCGGGCTAAACAATATTATGCGTGCCACAGGATATCCTAAAAAGGCGATGTTGACTTCCATGGTAACAGTGGTCTGTAACATCATCCTTGCTCCTATCTTCATTTTCCATTTTGACTGGGGAATTCGTGGAGCAGCTACGGCAACCGTTATTTCACAGTTCATCGGTATGGTATGGGTTGTGAAGCATTTCCTTGATAAGGATAGTTTCGTTCGTTTCCGTCCGGACTTTTGGAAACTGAAGAAACGCATCATCAGTAGCATCTTTTCAATCGGCATGTCTCCTTTCCTCATGAATGTATGTGCCTGTGTCATTGTGATTATCATTAACAATACGTTACAACGTCACGGAGGCGATATGGCCATCGGAGCTTACGGTATCATCAATCGCCTGCTTACACTCTATATAATGATTGTATTAGGTCTGACTATGGGTATGCAACCAATTGTTGGATATAACTTTGGAGCACAGAAACACGACCGTGTGAAGCAAACGTTGAAACTGAGCATCCTGACCGGTGTGTGTATCACAAGCAGTGGTTTCCTCATTTGCGAACTTTTTCCACATGCAGTATCCGTTATCTTCACGAACGATCAAGAACTGATTGACATTGCTTCTCGCGGTGTCCGCATCTGCGTGCTGATGTTCCCATTGGTGGGCGCACAGATTGTAATCGGTAATTTCTTCCAAAGTATCGGAAAAGCTAAAATCAGTATATTCCTTTCGCTCACCCGGCAACTTTTATATCTGCTTCCCAGTCTAATTTTCTTTCCCCGTTTCATGGGACTGGATGGAATTTGGACCAGTATGCCCGTTGCCGATTTCTTTGCTTTCCTAACAGCACTCACAGTACTGTGTATGTATATACGAAAGGTTACCCGAACACAGGAAACAGTTACTCACTCTTAA
- the panB gene encoding 3-methyl-2-oxobutanoate hydroxymethyltransferase, translating into MAGYISDDTRKVTTHRLVEMKQRGEKISMLTSYDYTMAQIVDGAGMDVILVGDSASNVMAGNVTTLPITLDQMIYHAKSVVRGVKRAMVVVDMPFGSYQGNEMEGLASAIRIMKESHADALKLEGGEEIIGTVKRILSAGIPIMGHLGLMPQSINKYGTYTVRAKDDTEAEKLVRDAHLLEEAGCFAIVLEKIPAELAERVASELTIPIIGIGAGGGVDGQVLVIQDMLGMNNGFRPRFLRRYADLHTIMTDAISRYISDVKNLDFPNEKEQY; encoded by the coding sequence ATGGCTGGATATATTTCAGATGACACTCGTAAAGTGACTACTCATCGCCTTGTTGAAATGAAGCAAAGAGGCGAAAAAATTTCTATGTTGACATCCTATGATTACACTATGGCACAGATTGTGGATGGTGCAGGTATGGATGTAATCCTTGTGGGTGATTCTGCCAGTAATGTAATGGCTGGTAATGTGACGACACTTCCGATCACCCTTGATCAGATGATCTATCATGCTAAGTCTGTAGTTCGCGGAGTAAAACGTGCTATGGTTGTAGTGGATATGCCTTTCGGTTCTTACCAGGGCAATGAGATGGAAGGGCTTGCTTCTGCCATCCGCATTATGAAAGAGAGTCATGCAGATGCTTTGAAACTGGAAGGTGGCGAAGAAATAATAGGTACTGTAAAGCGCATTCTGAGTGCAGGTATTCCTATTATGGGACATCTGGGACTGATGCCGCAATCTATCAATAAGTATGGTACTTACACTGTTCGTGCCAAGGATGATACCGAAGCTGAGAAACTGGTACGTGATGCCCATCTGCTGGAAGAGGCAGGATGCTTTGCCATTGTGTTAGAGAAAATCCCGGCGGAATTGGCAGAACGTGTGGCCAGCGAACTTACTATTCCTATTATCGGTATTGGTGCCGGCGGTGGAGTAGATGGACAGGTGCTGGTAATTCAGGATATGCTGGGTATGAATAATGGTTTCCGTCCCCGTTTCTTACGTCGTTATGCCGATTTGCATACGATAATGACTGACGCTATAAGCCGTTATATATCTGATGTGAAGAACTTAGACTTCCCGAATGAGAAAGAGCAATATTGA
- a CDS encoding diacylglycerol kinase family protein, translated as MKYDFKKQIRSFGYAWKGLRQCIGKEQNLSFHLITTIIVIGAGILFDITRTEWMIIILCIGMVVAAELFNTAIERLVDLVSPERHPIAGQVKDIAAGAVLVCAVAAAIIGGIIFIPYLF; from the coding sequence ATGAAATACGATTTTAAGAAACAAATCAGAAGCTTTGGATACGCCTGGAAAGGCCTCCGGCAATGTATTGGGAAAGAACAGAATCTTAGTTTCCACCTGATTACTACAATAATCGTGATAGGTGCAGGGATCCTTTTCGACATTACACGTACGGAATGGATGATCATTATCCTTTGTATTGGTATGGTCGTAGCTGCGGAGCTCTTCAATACGGCAATTGAAAGATTGGTGGATCTGGTATCACCGGAGCGTCATCCCATTGCAGGACAAGTAAAAGATATTGCCGCCGGTGCAGTACTGGTATGCGCTGTTGCGGCGGCAATCATTGGAGGGATTATTTTTATCCCATATTTGTTTTGA
- a CDS encoding FtsX-like permease family protein, whose amino-acid sequence MKQIYYVIQTLLRGRGSNIIKVLSLGLALTMSILLFVRVVFEQSYDTCYRDPDRIYQLFSIFTINGEQGEPGELNLPPVAGAVLENFPQEVEAAVSVCKYMAFGPLYNGSVRFKDYAVMADSLFFQTLGIEVLRGDPLHELQQKDVVFLSDRLAQKMFGDEDPVGKVINYDKQLQLTVKGIYAALPENSTMNPEAVISIVSAWSRDWAEYSWEGGDSFFQYIRFRPGVKVDIEKFNARLETVIHNYLPQNGKDNSSYTSIVKPLRDVYRSGDMVKRMNAITLILGLAILFIAAMNYVLISISSLSYRAKAVGVHKCNGASGGTVFSMFLLETGIVILLSLILMVLLLLNFREMIEETMEVRLTSLFVFGRIWVPLVVVLGLFIVGGVLPGRMFSRIPVSQVFRHYTEGKKGWKRPLLFIQFLGVAFICGLMCVIMAQYHYVLNKNTGYDARSIATSDIYFDSDSERDAARQFFCGLPYVEDVESASYPPCIGMSGMRIMDESGQSLFSSRYCVETENYPKMMGMVIKEGRMARERNEAVVNETFAKTMRWGDDIVGRIVHQGNTSLGDLRVVGVLKDFHTASFYVPQQPLIVRCGRFGACIHVRLKEPFAENLRRLNSEASAAFPTKTVDFCSLEQDMAENYNIVRVFRNATVLAAVVMFFVMLMGLIGYTTDEVRRRSKEIAIRKVNGAESSTILEMLSRDVLWVAVPAVIMGTVGAWYVNGIWMDLFAIQVPLGGSVYVLVAIANLMIITACVVWKAWSIANENPVKSIKSE is encoded by the coding sequence ATGAAGCAGATATACTATGTAATTCAAACACTGCTCCGTGGGCGCGGCAGCAATATCATCAAAGTTCTCTCTCTGGGCTTGGCACTGACGATGAGCATTCTGCTTTTTGTTCGTGTTGTTTTCGAGCAAAGTTATGATACTTGCTACCGTGATCCGGACCGCATCTATCAGCTCTTCTCTATCTTCACTATCAACGGTGAACAGGGGGAACCGGGTGAACTGAACCTGCCTCCTGTAGCAGGTGCCGTCTTGGAGAACTTTCCCCAAGAAGTGGAAGCGGCTGTCAGTGTTTGCAAATACATGGCTTTTGGACCGCTTTATAATGGTAGTGTACGTTTTAAGGATTACGCTGTAATGGCAGACTCACTCTTTTTCCAGACATTGGGCATCGAAGTCCTTAGAGGTGATCCGTTGCATGAACTTCAACAGAAGGATGTGGTCTTTCTGAGTGATCGTCTGGCACAGAAAATGTTTGGTGATGAAGACCCCGTGGGTAAAGTGATAAACTATGATAAACAACTGCAGCTCACTGTAAAGGGTATTTATGCTGCTTTGCCAGAGAACTCCACCATGAACCCTGAAGCTGTCATTTCTATTGTCAGTGCATGGAGTCGTGACTGGGCGGAATATTCATGGGAAGGAGGTGATTCTTTCTTTCAATATATCCGCTTTCGTCCGGGTGTGAAGGTAGATATTGAGAAGTTCAATGCACGCCTAGAGACTGTGATTCATAATTATCTTCCTCAGAATGGGAAAGATAATTCGAGTTATACCTCTATTGTGAAGCCTTTGCGTGATGTATATCGCAGTGGTGACATGGTAAAGCGTATGAATGCCATTACACTTATCCTCGGTCTGGCCATCCTCTTCATTGCAGCAATGAATTATGTACTTATTTCTATTTCTTCACTCTCGTATCGTGCTAAGGCGGTGGGAGTACATAAGTGTAATGGTGCATCAGGCGGTACCGTATTTTCAATGTTCCTGCTGGAGACAGGTATTGTTATCTTATTGTCATTGATACTGATGGTATTGCTGTTGCTGAATTTCCGTGAGATGATAGAGGAGACGATGGAAGTCCGGTTGACATCCCTGTTTGTGTTTGGACGTATCTGGGTACCATTGGTGGTAGTGCTAGGTTTGTTTATTGTGGGCGGTGTGCTACCGGGACGAATGTTTTCGCGAATACCGGTGTCACAGGTTTTTCGTCACTACACGGAAGGGAAGAAAGGGTGGAAGCGTCCGTTGCTTTTTATTCAGTTTTTGGGTGTGGCTTTTATCTGTGGACTGATGTGTGTCATCATGGCCCAGTATCACTATGTGTTGAATAAAAATACTGGATATGATGCCCGGAGTATAGCTACGTCCGATATCTATTTTGATAGTGACTCCGAACGCGATGCTGCCCGTCAGTTCTTTTGCGGACTCCCTTATGTGGAGGATGTGGAATCTGCCAGTTATCCACCCTGTATCGGCATGAGTGGTATGAGGATAATGGATGAAAGCGGGCAGTCACTTTTCTCATCACGCTACTGTGTAGAGACAGAAAACTACCCTAAAATGATGGGTATGGTGATAAAGGAAGGTCGTATGGCACGGGAACGCAATGAGGCTGTGGTGAATGAAACATTTGCCAAGACTATGCGCTGGGGAGATGATATCGTGGGACGTATAGTGCATCAAGGAAATACAAGTCTGGGAGATCTGCGTGTTGTGGGAGTGCTCAAAGATTTTCATACAGCATCATTTTATGTGCCGCAGCAGCCACTTATTGTACGATGCGGACGGTTTGGTGCTTGTATCCATGTACGCCTGAAAGAGCCTTTTGCGGAGAACCTGAGGCGGCTGAATAGTGAGGCATCCGCTGCTTTCCCTACGAAAACAGTAGATTTCTGCTCTCTGGAACAGGATATGGCGGAGAATTATAATATCGTCCGTGTCTTTCGTAATGCTACTGTACTGGCAGCGGTAGTCATGTTTTTTGTCATGCTGATGGGCTTGATCGGTTATACTACCGACGAGGTACGCCGTCGTTCCAAAGAAATTGCTATCCGCAAGGTGAACGGTGCAGAGTCGTCTACCATCTTAGAAATGTTGTCGCGTGATGTACTTTGGGTAGCGGTGCCGGCAGTCATCATGGGTACTGTGGGGGCGTGGTATGTAAATGGAATATGGATGGATCTCTTTGCAATACAAGTACCTCTGGGAGGATCAGTGTATGTATTGGTAGCTATTGCTAATTTAATGATCATTACGGCATGTGTTGTATGGAAAGCATGGAGCATTGCAAATGAAAATCCGGTGAAGAGTATTAAGAGCGAATAA